TGACGGTCGGGGTGTTGAACGGTCGGGTGATGATAAGTTGATACGCATAAGCGGCGGCGTGTTTCGTGACTGAACTACTAAGAGGTCTTTATTAGCAGCAGCATAAGAGTTATAATTGCGGCACGTAATGTCAAATAAACAAAATCAAGTTAATCGGCTGCAAGCCAGTGTCGTTGGAATCGGGCGAGTGCATTTTGCGTTTATCGCTATCTTGGCGGCGCAAATCGTGGTTTATGATGCTTGGGGGTTAATAACCCCGCAGATGGTGTTACACCGCTGGATAGCGGTCGCCGGACTTTTTGTGGCGGTAACAGTGGTGTGGTATTTAGCAAAAGTGCTAAAAAAGCGCAGCGTAGCTTTGTATACAAGTCTAACCTTCGCGCTCATTACGGCTGATCTCCTGTTCGTATCGTTTTATGTATATTTTCAGCGCGGCATGGCCAGTCGGGCAGTTGTCTTGTATTTGATACCAATTATTGTGTCAATGCTACTGCTTAGTAGATCGGCAATATTTGCCACCGCTGCATTAGCGGTCGCTGCCTATGTCACAACTGCAGTGGCCTATTTTGTCATGAATTTTAACGAGGGCTACAAGGTAGAGCTATACGGCGAAGTCGGCTTTTATGCGGCTTTGTTTTTAATTGTCGCTTCACTACTATGGGTAATTATTAGGCCAAAAAGATGATTGATATTAGCGACGAAGCGTTTGAAAAGATGGTCACGGATGCTATTGATGATATTCCGGAGCATTACGGGAACTTTATCAAGAATGTTGGCTTTGTGGTTGAGGACGAACCGTCACCTGAGCAACGCGAGCGGCTGCATCTTCATCACGGTGTCACGTTATTTGGGCTATACGAAGGAGTGCCGTTGACACAGCGCAACAATAACTACAGCGGCGTACTGCCAGATAAAATAACGATATTTAAACGACCCATGCAACACCAGGCGTGGACATACGAGGAATTAGAAAAGACCGTAAAAAACACTGTTTGGCACGAGGTGGCGCACTACTTTGGCTTGGATCACGACAGGATTTATCGATTAGAAGGTAAAGACAGAAAACATTAGTC
This portion of the Candidatus Saccharibacteria bacterium genome encodes:
- a CDS encoding metallopeptidase family protein; amino-acid sequence: MIDISDEAFEKMVTDAIDDIPEHYGNFIKNVGFVVEDEPSPEQRERLHLHHGVTLFGLYEGVPLTQRNNNYSGVLPDKITIFKRPMQHQAWTYEELEKTVKNTVWHEVAHYFGLDHDRIYRLEGKDRKH